The proteins below are encoded in one region of Gemmatimonas sp.:
- the ccoN gene encoding cytochrome-c oxidase, cbb3-type subunit I produces MTPATSVAAAGAAPRVSGVALDRFSYDDAIVRKFLFATLIWGVVGMVAGLLIALQLANPIFNLGLEWTSFGRLRPLHTNAVIFAFAGNAFFTGCYYSTQRLLKARMFSDGLSNFHFWGWQAIIVSAALTLPFGFTQAKEYAELEWPIDIAIAVVWVAFAVNFFGTLVKRRERHIYVALWFYIASIVTVAILHIFNNLSVPAGFLKSYSIYAGVQDAFMQWWYGHNAVAFFLTTPFLGLMYYFMPKAAEGPVFSYKLSILHFWSLVFMYIWAGPHHLHYTALPEWASTVGMLFSVMLWAPSWGGMINGLLTLRGAWHKVAQDPILKFFVVGVTAYGMSTFEGPMLSIKSVNALAHYTDWIIAHVHTGALGWNGFMTFGIVYWLLPRVFQAPVFSKKAMELHFWIASVGIVLYVVAIYSAGVTQGLMWRAFDETGRLAYPDFVETVLKLMPMYWMRVAGGTLYIVGMVLFGWNIFKTWANRPATYEVPVIEAAPLAKKYVEEHPVVPANGLWARFNQVQWHRAWERAPMLFTVLTTLAVIVASLFEILPTFLIKSNVPTIASVKPYTPLELAGRDLYIAEGCFNCHSQMVRPFRYETERFGDYSKPGESVYEHPFLWGSRRIGPDLARQGGKYPDLWHVRHFENPRAVTAKSIMPAYAHFLRKPLDFDGIQSRVDAMAMVGVPYGDAVNKAPGMAREQAKQIAAAIREQGGPDGLEDKQIVAMVAYMQRLGRDIKVTATASAAPAQAPARVNGGTN; encoded by the coding sequence ATGACCCCCGCAACCAGCGTGGCCGCCGCAGGCGCCGCCCCACGCGTCTCCGGCGTCGCGCTCGACCGCTTCTCGTATGACGACGCGATCGTCCGGAAATTCCTGTTTGCCACGCTCATTTGGGGCGTGGTCGGCATGGTGGCCGGCCTGCTGATCGCGCTGCAGCTGGCCAACCCGATCTTCAACCTCGGCCTCGAATGGACGTCCTTCGGGCGCCTGCGGCCGCTGCACACGAACGCGGTGATCTTCGCGTTTGCGGGGAACGCCTTCTTCACGGGGTGCTACTACAGCACCCAGCGTCTGCTCAAGGCCCGCATGTTCTCCGATGGCCTGAGCAATTTTCACTTCTGGGGGTGGCAGGCGATCATCGTCTCCGCCGCCCTCACGCTCCCCTTCGGCTTCACGCAGGCCAAGGAGTACGCGGAGCTCGAGTGGCCCATCGACATCGCGATTGCGGTGGTGTGGGTGGCCTTCGCGGTGAACTTCTTCGGTACGTTGGTCAAGCGCCGTGAGCGCCACATCTACGTGGCCCTCTGGTTCTACATCGCGTCCATCGTCACGGTCGCCATTCTGCACATCTTCAACAACCTGTCCGTCCCGGCCGGGTTCCTGAAGAGCTACAGCATTTATGCCGGCGTGCAGGACGCCTTCATGCAGTGGTGGTACGGCCACAACGCCGTCGCGTTCTTCCTCACGACGCCGTTCCTCGGGCTCATGTACTACTTCATGCCCAAGGCCGCCGAGGGGCCGGTGTTCAGCTACAAGCTGTCCATCCTGCACTTCTGGTCGCTGGTGTTCATGTACATCTGGGCCGGCCCGCACCACCTGCACTACACGGCGCTCCCCGAGTGGGCGAGCACGGTGGGCATGCTCTTCTCGGTCATGCTCTGGGCGCCCAGCTGGGGCGGCATGATCAACGGCCTGCTCACCCTGCGCGGTGCGTGGCACAAGGTGGCGCAGGATCCCATCCTCAAGTTCTTCGTCGTGGGCGTGACCGCCTACGGCATGTCCACCTTCGAAGGGCCGATGCTCTCCATCAAGAGCGTCAATGCCCTCGCGCACTACACCGACTGGATCATCGCGCACGTGCACACGGGCGCGCTGGGCTGGAACGGCTTCATGACCTTCGGCATCGTGTACTGGCTGCTGCCGCGCGTCTTCCAGGCGCCGGTGTTCAGCAAGAAGGCCATGGAGCTGCACTTCTGGATCGCATCGGTCGGCATCGTGCTGTACGTGGTGGCGATCTACAGCGCCGGCGTCACGCAGGGGCTCATGTGGCGCGCGTTCGACGAAACGGGACGCCTGGCGTACCCCGACTTCGTCGAGACGGTGCTCAAGCTGATGCCCATGTACTGGATGCGCGTGGCGGGCGGCACGCTGTACATCGTCGGCATGGTGCTCTTCGGCTGGAACATCTTCAAGACGTGGGCGAACCGGCCGGCCACGTACGAGGTGCCGGTCATCGAGGCGGCGCCATTGGCCAAGAAGTACGTGGAGGAGCACCCGGTCGTGCCGGCGAACGGCCTCTGGGCGCGCTTCAATCAGGTGCAGTGGCACCGCGCGTGGGAACGGGCACCGATGCTCTTCACGGTGCTCACCACGTTGGCCGTCATCGTGGCCTCCCTGTTCGAGATCCTCCCCACGTTCCTCATCAAGTCGAACGTGCCCACGATTGCGAGCGTCAAGCCGTACACGCCGCTCGAACTCGCCGGCCGCGATCTCTACATCGCCGAAGGGTGCTTCAACTGCCACTCCCAGATGGTGCGGCCGTTCCGCTACGAAACCGAGCGCTTCGGCGACTACAGCAAGCCGGGGGAGTCGGTCTATGAGCACCCGTTCCTCTGGGGCTCGCGCCGCATCGGTCCCGACCTTGCGCGTCAGGGCGGCAAGTACCCCGACCTGTGGCATGTGCGGCACTTCGAGAACCCGCGGGCCGTCACGGCCAAGTCGATCATGCCGGCGTACGCCCACTTCCTCCGCAAGCCGCTCGACTTCGACGGCATCCAGAGCCGCGTGGACGCGATGGCCATGGTGGGTGTGCCCTACGGCGATGCCGTGAACAAGGCCCCCGGCATGGCGCGCGAGCAGGCGAAGCAGATCGCCGCCGCCATCAGGGAGCAGGGCGGACCCGATGGGCTCGAGGACAAGCAGATCGTGGCCATGGTGGCCTACATGCAGCGGCTCGGCCGTGACATCAAAGTGACCGCCACGGCAAGTGCCGCGCCCGCCCAGGCGCCCGCACGCGTGAATGGAGGGACCAACTGA
- a CDS encoding FixH family protein gives MKAGMGWPIGVATILACTVVANVVVMRIANDDPSFSVEPDYYRKAVNFDATMAQERQNLSLGWGFDAVIDSIGTSGRTRLAVRLRDASQSPLTGARVAVMARFNARANDTLTALLTEEGPGVYAATLPITHSGEWEVRVDATHGSQRFSTSARVTAVHALAAAMEPARR, from the coding sequence ATGAAGGCAGGCATGGGGTGGCCCATTGGCGTGGCCACGATTCTCGCGTGCACCGTGGTCGCGAACGTGGTGGTCATGCGCATCGCCAACGATGATCCATCGTTCTCGGTGGAGCCCGACTACTACCGCAAGGCGGTCAACTTCGACGCCACCATGGCGCAGGAGCGGCAGAACCTCAGCCTCGGCTGGGGGTTCGATGCCGTGATCGACTCCATCGGGACATCCGGACGGACGCGCCTGGCGGTACGGCTGCGTGATGCGTCGCAGTCGCCGCTCACCGGGGCGCGTGTGGCGGTCATGGCGCGCTTCAATGCCCGCGCCAACGATACGCTCACCGCGCTGCTCACGGAGGAAGGTCCCGGCGTGTATGCGGCCACACTTCCCATCACGCACAGCGGGGAGTGGGAAGTGCGCGTGGATGCCACGCACGGCAGCCAGCGATTCTCCACGAGTGCGCGGGTCACGGCCGTGCACGCGCTCGCCGCCGCCATGGAGCCGGCACGCCGGTGA
- a CDS encoding twin-arginine translocation signal domain-containing protein: MTLDRRQFLKTSAVLGGAVGLGLPAVAEAFTADGVRPLAYRPETGDAQPKPLRILILGGTGFIGPQQVEYALARQHKLTLFNRGKTNAGLFPTVPRIIGDRNVAGGHDGLKQGTWDVVIDNPTRNPAWVRDAGVALKGRVGQYVFVSTISVFSDYSKPGMDENGPLHTPGAEAIWASNDGAAYGPNKVRCELEAKAQFGENKLTIVRPGLIVGPGDLSDRFSYWPVRIDKGGEILAPGTPNDPVQYVDVHDLSEWIVRTGENHTLGTFNATGPKGPTTIAEMLLGIKSVTTSDARFTWVPAEFLAEQKVRAWSEMPVWQPAMGPTLGFMQVNCQKAYAAGLTFRPLADTARSTLDWYKTRPAVEQEKARAGIAPEKEKAVLAAWHAKTGN; this comes from the coding sequence ATGACGCTCGACCGTCGGCAGTTTCTCAAGACGTCCGCCGTGCTCGGTGGCGCGGTGGGGCTCGGCCTCCCCGCCGTGGCCGAGGCCTTCACCGCCGACGGGGTGCGCCCACTCGCGTATCGCCCCGAAACAGGCGACGCACAGCCCAAGCCGCTGCGCATTCTCATTCTGGGTGGCACCGGCTTCATTGGGCCGCAGCAGGTGGAGTACGCGCTCGCGCGCCAGCACAAGCTCACGCTGTTCAATCGCGGCAAGACCAACGCGGGGCTCTTCCCCACGGTCCCGCGCATCATCGGCGATCGCAACGTGGCCGGCGGTCATGATGGTCTCAAGCAGGGTACCTGGGACGTCGTGATCGACAACCCCACGCGCAATCCAGCGTGGGTGCGCGATGCGGGCGTGGCGCTCAAGGGGCGGGTGGGGCAGTACGTGTTCGTGTCGACGATCTCGGTGTTCAGCGACTATTCGAAGCCGGGGATGGACGAGAACGGCCCACTGCACACACCTGGCGCGGAAGCCATCTGGGCCAGCAACGACGGCGCTGCCTACGGTCCCAACAAGGTGCGCTGCGAACTCGAAGCGAAGGCGCAGTTTGGCGAGAACAAGCTGACGATCGTGCGCCCGGGGCTCATCGTGGGCCCCGGAGACTTGAGCGACCGCTTCAGCTACTGGCCGGTGCGTATCGACAAGGGTGGGGAAATTCTCGCGCCCGGCACGCCGAACGATCCCGTACAGTATGTGGACGTGCACGACCTGAGCGAGTGGATCGTGCGGACCGGTGAGAACCACACGCTGGGTACGTTCAATGCCACGGGCCCCAAGGGGCCGACGACCATCGCCGAGATGCTGCTCGGTATCAAGAGCGTCACCACGAGCGACGCCCGATTCACGTGGGTGCCGGCGGAGTTCCTCGCCGAGCAGAAGGTGCGCGCCTGGAGCGAGATGCCGGTGTGGCAACCCGCCATGGGCCCCACCCTCGGCTTCATGCAGGTGAATTGCCAGAAGGCCTACGCCGCGGGACTCACCTTCCGCCCGCTCGCGGATACGGCCCGGAGCACGCTCGACTGGTACAAGACCCGTCCGGCGGTGGAGCAGGAGAAGGCGCGGGCCGGCATCGCACCCGAGAAGGAAAAGGCGGTACTGGCCGCGTGGCACGCGAAGACGGGAAACTGA
- a CDS encoding alpha/beta hydrolase-fold protein, translated as MSPQFVDPHLPRRIDRWRSPALGLEMPIVSYGWRGQPVLLFPTAAADFLENERFWLIKAVEPLLQQGRIRVFSIDSINRLAWMDRGLPVPERARRQALYSHYVEEEVAPFIRHICGDSGARALTTGASFGCFHAANAFFRRPDLFGGTIGMSGFFDLSPSYFHGYSDDNCYFNNPMWFVANVEGWALDQLRHHSRIAIVSGQGAYERPDYSRDFHDLLDRKGIGHIFDLWGHDVNHDWPWWRKMLPHYLERLGC; from the coding sequence ATGTCTCCTCAGTTCGTGGATCCGCATCTGCCCCGGCGCATCGACCGGTGGCGCAGTCCGGCACTCGGTCTCGAGATGCCCATTGTGAGCTACGGCTGGCGCGGTCAGCCGGTGTTGCTCTTCCCAACCGCCGCCGCCGACTTTCTCGAGAACGAGCGGTTCTGGCTCATCAAGGCCGTCGAGCCGCTGCTGCAGCAGGGGCGGATCCGCGTCTTCTCGATCGATAGCATCAACCGCCTCGCGTGGATGGATCGTGGCTTGCCCGTGCCGGAACGCGCACGGCGTCAGGCACTCTATTCACACTACGTGGAAGAGGAAGTGGCGCCGTTCATTCGCCACATCTGCGGCGACAGTGGCGCCCGCGCCCTCACCACCGGGGCCAGCTTCGGCTGCTTCCACGCCGCCAATGCGTTCTTCCGTCGTCCTGACCTGTTTGGCGGCACCATTGGCATGAGCGGGTTCTTCGACCTGTCGCCCAGCTACTTCCACGGCTACTCCGACGACAACTGCTACTTCAACAATCCCATGTGGTTCGTGGCGAATGTGGAAGGGTGGGCGCTCGATCAGCTGCGGCACCATTCGCGTATCGCCATCGTGAGTGGTCAGGGCGCCTATGAGCGTCCCGATTACTCCCGCGACTTCCATGATCTGCTCGACCGCAAGGGAATCGGCCACATCTTCGACCTGTGGGGGCACGACGTGAACCACGACTGGCCGTGGTGGCGCAAGATGCTCCCGCATTATCTGGAGCGACTGGGATGCTGA
- a CDS encoding GNAT family N-acetyltransferase encodes MSPDAGVVEREPAVPARPLPEFRVGDVVVHHADEADIPAIVALNNLYAPDGLTLMRSETFVTAHLQDYQVVRGADGRIRGQVALDEYAPSLAEIVSLAVAPDQQGQGLGQCLITAAEHLARERGHREIFAISLAEALFLRMGYTLTSIEIYPEKIARYRSISRSELSIGRKFCFTKAL; translated from the coding sequence ATGTCGCCGGACGCAGGGGTGGTGGAGCGGGAGCCGGCGGTGCCGGCTCGGCCGCTTCCCGAGTTCCGGGTGGGCGACGTCGTGGTGCATCACGCCGACGAAGCGGACATTCCGGCCATCGTGGCCCTCAACAACCTGTACGCGCCCGACGGCCTCACGCTGATGCGCAGCGAGACGTTCGTCACGGCGCATCTGCAGGACTACCAGGTCGTTCGCGGCGCCGACGGGCGCATCCGCGGACAGGTGGCGCTCGACGAATATGCGCCGTCGCTGGCCGAAATCGTGTCGCTGGCCGTGGCGCCGGACCAGCAGGGGCAGGGGTTGGGGCAATGCCTGATCACGGCCGCCGAGCATCTGGCCCGCGAGCGGGGGCACCGGGAGATCTTCGCCATCTCCCTCGCCGAAGCGCTGTTCCTCCGCATGGGCTACACGCTCACCAGCATCGAGATCTACCCGGAGAAGATCGCCCGGTATCGGTCGATCTCGCGCTCCGAGCTGTCGATCGGTCGCAAGTTCTGCTTCACCAAGGCCCTCTGA
- a CDS encoding DUF411 domain-containing protein → MLSPLSPSGAVVPHSRRDFFRAAAFTVGGLIIARPALAMAQPPERTMVVYKDPNCGCCEEWVAHVRKAGFTVTVRDTADMATVKASLGVPEALGSCHTARIGPYTIEGHVPADLITKLVAEKPAGRGLAVPGMPVGSPGMEQGGRKDRYDVLLFDKAGKTRVYASR, encoded by the coding sequence ATGCTCTCTCCTCTCTCGCCGTCCGGAGCGGTGGTGCCGCACTCCCGCCGCGACTTCTTTCGCGCTGCCGCCTTTACCGTTGGCGGCCTGATCATCGCCCGCCCCGCGCTCGCCATGGCGCAGCCACCGGAACGCACGATGGTCGTCTACAAGGATCCCAACTGCGGCTGCTGCGAGGAGTGGGTGGCGCACGTGCGGAAGGCCGGGTTCACCGTGACCGTCCGCGACACCGCCGATATGGCCACCGTGAAGGCGTCGCTGGGGGTCCCCGAGGCGCTGGGGTCCTGCCATACCGCCCGCATCGGCCCCTATACCATTGAGGGGCATGTGCCGGCCGACCTGATCACGAAGCTGGTGGCCGAGAAGCCGGCTGGCCGTGGGCTGGCCGTGCCGGGGATGCCGGTGGGGTCCCCCGGCATGGAGCAGGGCGGCCGCAAGGATCGCTACGACGTGCTGCTGTTCGACAAGGCCGGCAAGACGCGCGTCTACGCGTCGCGGTGA
- a CDS encoding cbb3-type cytochrome c oxidase subunit 3, whose amino-acid sequence MKLSDIMSHAQLSFYTEVALVLFLGVFIAVTIRTFMPSRHREMEVASRLPLEDDVVLTPRTAER is encoded by the coding sequence ATGAAGCTCTCCGACATCATGTCGCACGCGCAGCTCTCCTTCTACACCGAAGTTGCCCTGGTCCTTTTCCTCGGCGTGTTCATCGCCGTCACCATCCGCACCTTCATGCCGTCGCGCCACCGGGAGATGGAGGTCGCCTCCCGGTTGCCGCTCGAAGACGATGTGGTGCTCACTCCCCGCACCGCGGAGCGCTGA
- a CDS encoding sulfite exporter TauE/SafE family protein, with translation MIATGVGVLVASLVGSVHCAGMCGGFVCFYAGSASGNEPAALRAHAMYNVGRLASYLLLGAIAGLLGAGVSRAGAMVGVSRAATLVAGTLMVGWAISTIAAQRGLSLAAPRAPQAWQRALGRVLHAVREQPIGMRAGLTGLFTTLLPCGWLYVFVATAGGTGSVTSAMATMALFWVGTVPALVAVGMGAQTLLAPFRRRLPVFSAAVVLIMGLLSMSGRLLPRAAASHERHMATTPTEHIHGH, from the coding sequence GTGATCGCCACCGGGGTGGGAGTGCTGGTGGCCAGCCTGGTGGGCAGTGTCCACTGCGCCGGCATGTGCGGCGGCTTCGTCTGCTTCTACGCCGGATCGGCGAGCGGCAACGAACCCGCCGCGTTGCGGGCGCACGCCATGTATAACGTGGGGCGCCTGGCCTCCTACCTGCTCCTCGGCGCCATCGCGGGGCTGCTCGGCGCCGGTGTCTCGCGCGCCGGCGCGATGGTGGGCGTGAGCCGCGCCGCTACCCTCGTGGCCGGGACGCTCATGGTAGGATGGGCCATCAGCACCATCGCCGCGCAGCGCGGCCTCTCCCTGGCGGCCCCGCGCGCGCCGCAGGCGTGGCAGCGGGCGCTGGGACGCGTGCTGCACGCCGTACGCGAGCAGCCCATCGGCATGCGGGCCGGCCTCACGGGGCTCTTCACCACGCTGCTGCCCTGCGGGTGGCTCTATGTGTTCGTGGCCACCGCCGGTGGCACCGGCAGTGTGACGTCGGCCATGGCCACCATGGCGCTGTTCTGGGTGGGAACGGTACCGGCGCTCGTGGCGGTCGGCATGGGCGCGCAGACGCTGCTGGCGCCGTTTCGGCGCCGCCTGCCGGTGTTCAGCGCCGCCGTGGTGCTGATCATGGGATTGCTCTCCATGTCGGGGCGATTGCTGCCGCGCGCGGCGGCCTCACACGAGCGGCACATGGCCACCACGCCCACGGAGCATATCCATGGCCACTAA
- the ccoG gene encoding cytochrome c oxidase accessory protein CcoG, giving the protein MSTTAVPPGLGRRVLPTLNEDGTRRWIRPKPSHGAWWRRRQVVAYLLMAIFFAAPHLRLFGKPVFLMDLPRREFTLMGYTFLPTDTLLFMFALGSLVIGIFLVTALWGRAWCGWACPQTVYLEYLFRPIGRWFDGGYTQSRALDKQGAWFTPRRLGKYITFFLLALFVSHTMLAFFVGTPQLYEWMLNSPAEHPSAFFFVVLFTGIVWFNFTYFREQTCLIVCPYGRWQSALIDRQSKIVAYDYVRGEPRALGAKQRDANAGDCIDCKACVQTCPTGIDIRNGLQMECVHCTQCIDACDEIMTKIGKPTGLIRYSSQDEIAGKPRHLLRVRTILYPLVLAILLGGLGATMYYKQAADLTVLRGLDGPFAMEADGRVSNQIRVKLTNRRSTDMAYSIVLDLQGASDLTANDITVVAPENPLRVQAGATRATSVFVLLPTRAFTNGERFITITVSDERGYRESVRYRLLGPATGTSGSTRQ; this is encoded by the coding sequence GTGAGCACCACCGCCGTACCACCGGGGCTGGGGAGGCGCGTCCTCCCCACCCTCAACGAGGATGGGACGCGTCGCTGGATCCGCCCCAAGCCGTCGCACGGCGCGTGGTGGCGCCGCCGTCAGGTCGTCGCGTACCTCCTCATGGCGATCTTCTTCGCCGCGCCCCATCTGCGCCTTTTCGGCAAGCCGGTCTTCCTCATGGACCTGCCGCGCCGCGAGTTCACGCTCATGGGCTACACATTCCTGCCCACCGACACGCTGCTGTTCATGTTCGCTCTGGGCAGCCTCGTCATTGGCATCTTCCTGGTGACGGCGTTGTGGGGGCGCGCGTGGTGCGGCTGGGCCTGCCCGCAAACCGTCTACCTCGAGTATCTCTTCCGCCCCATCGGCCGCTGGTTCGATGGCGGCTACACGCAGTCGCGTGCCCTCGACAAGCAGGGAGCCTGGTTCACGCCGCGGCGGCTGGGCAAGTACATCACCTTCTTCCTGCTGGCGCTCTTCGTGTCGCACACGATGCTCGCCTTCTTCGTGGGTACGCCGCAGTTGTACGAATGGATGCTGAACTCGCCGGCCGAGCATCCGAGCGCATTCTTCTTCGTGGTGCTCTTCACGGGCATCGTGTGGTTCAACTTCACGTATTTCCGCGAGCAGACCTGCCTCATCGTCTGCCCGTACGGCCGCTGGCAGTCGGCGCTCATCGATCGGCAGTCCAAGATCGTGGCGTACGACTACGTGCGCGGTGAACCGCGGGCACTGGGCGCGAAGCAACGCGATGCCAACGCCGGCGATTGCATCGACTGCAAGGCCTGCGTGCAGACCTGCCCCACGGGCATCGACATCCGCAATGGTCTGCAGATGGAGTGCGTGCACTGCACACAGTGCATCGACGCCTGCGACGAAATCATGACGAAGATCGGCAAGCCCACAGGGCTCATCCGCTATTCGTCGCAGGACGAGATTGCCGGCAAGCCCAGGCACCTGCTGCGGGTGCGCACCATCCTGTATCCGCTGGTGCTGGCCATTCTGCTGGGCGGGCTGGGGGCGACCATGTACTACAAGCAGGCCGCCGACCTGACGGTGCTGCGCGGCCTCGACGGGCCGTTTGCCATGGAAGCCGACGGCCGCGTCTCCAACCAGATCCGCGTGAAGCTCACGAACCGCCGCAGCACGGACATGGCCTACAGCATCGTGCTCGACCTGCAGGGAGCGAGCGACCTCACGGCCAACGACATCACCGTGGTGGCGCCGGAGAACCCGCTGCGCGTGCAGGCCGGGGCAACCCGGGCCACCAGCGTCTTCGTGCTGCTGCCCACGCGCGCCTTCACGAACGGCGAGCGCTTCATCACCATCACCGTGTCCGACGAGCGCGGCTACCGGGAGTCGGTGCGGTACCGGCTGCTGGGTCCGGCCACCGGCACCTCCGGGAGTACCAGGCAATGA
- a CDS encoding cbb3-type cytochrome c oxidase N-terminal domain-containing protein yields the protein MAGPTNDDIQDKLLDHTYDGIQEYDNPMPRWWLLTFAATIVFSVIYLFNIGPVGSGKGRIADYEADMAAYAKAHPAPTGGDMSSDQLLALVKDEEAMEEGKETYTAYCASCHAPDGGGLIGPNLADAYWLHGGTMADIYKTVTIGVLEKGMPPWGKTLKPEQLSAVVAYVSTLQGTTPANPKAPQGNAVTP from the coding sequence ATGGCCGGACCCACGAACGACGACATCCAGGACAAGCTCCTGGACCACACCTACGACGGCATTCAGGAGTACGACAATCCGATGCCGCGGTGGTGGCTGCTGACCTTCGCCGCGACCATCGTCTTCTCCGTCATTTACCTGTTCAACATCGGGCCGGTGGGGAGCGGCAAGGGGCGCATTGCCGACTACGAGGCCGACATGGCCGCGTATGCCAAGGCGCACCCGGCGCCCACGGGTGGCGACATGAGCAGCGACCAGCTGCTGGCGCTCGTGAAGGACGAGGAAGCCATGGAGGAGGGGAAGGAGACGTACACCGCCTACTGCGCCTCCTGTCATGCGCCCGATGGCGGTGGCCTCATTGGCCCCAATCTCGCGGATGCGTACTGGCTGCACGGTGGCACTATGGCCGACATCTACAAGACCGTCACCATCGGCGTGCTGGAGAAGGGCATGCCGCCCTGGGGGAAGACGCTCAAGCCCGAGCAGCTCTCCGCGGTGGTGGCGTACGTGAGCACCCTGCAGGGAACGACACCGGCCAACCCGAAGGCGCCGCAGGGAAACGCGGTCACACCGTGA
- a CDS encoding dipeptidase: MGRGRKPVTHDTNPKLTTALLTAVTLALSAAIATAPLAAQAPARKPAATSKATQDLRNASLEVRLAYVRRLLRLSPLVDGHNDLPWAMREEKEKPLDVEAYNLRRTTRGMTDIARLRQGQVGGQFWSVYIPGDIRDSGYARVQLEQIDIARRVIARYPDVFTPALTATEVRKAYAQGKIGSLLGMEGGHAIENSLGALRAYYDLGVRYMTLTHNVTLDWADAANDRQRHGGLTNFGREVVREMNRLGMLVDLSHVSPGVMSDALTTTEAPVIFSHSSARAITNVPRNVPDSILARLPKNGGVVMVTFVPGFVSQTVANHGAALTAVRDSIAKRYPGDNDAQFKAAAAWRERNPTPIATISDVADHLDHIKQVAGAAHVGMGGDYDGITETVQGLEDVSKYPYLLAELVKRGWTEAELRGLAGENVLRALARAEAVSARLRKERPASTKTIQQLDRKITP, encoded by the coding sequence ATGGGTCGTGGGCGCAAACCCGTAACCCATGACACAAACCCCAAACTCACGACTGCGCTGCTCACCGCCGTCACCCTGGCGCTCTCGGCCGCGATCGCCACCGCCCCGCTCGCGGCACAGGCCCCCGCCCGCAAGCCCGCCGCCACCAGCAAGGCCACGCAGGACCTCCGCAATGCCTCGCTCGAGGTGCGTCTGGCGTACGTGCGCCGGCTGCTGCGCCTCTCGCCGCTCGTGGATGGGCACAATGACCTGCCGTGGGCCATGCGCGAGGAGAAGGAGAAGCCGCTCGACGTGGAGGCGTACAACCTGCGCCGCACGACGAGAGGCATGACCGACATTGCCCGGCTGCGGCAGGGGCAGGTGGGCGGGCAGTTCTGGTCGGTGTACATCCCCGGCGACATCCGCGACAGCGGCTACGCGCGCGTGCAGCTCGAACAGATCGACATCGCCCGTCGCGTCATTGCCCGCTATCCCGATGTGTTCACGCCCGCGCTCACGGCCACCGAGGTGCGCAAGGCGTACGCCCAGGGGAAGATCGGGTCGCTGTTGGGCATGGAAGGGGGGCACGCCATCGAGAATTCACTCGGAGCGCTGCGCGCGTACTACGATCTGGGCGTGCGCTACATGACGCTCACGCACAACGTCACCCTCGACTGGGCTGACGCGGCCAACGACCGCCAGCGGCACGGTGGCCTCACCAACTTCGGGCGCGAAGTGGTGCGCGAGATGAACCGGCTGGGGATGCTCGTGGACCTCTCGCACGTGTCGCCCGGCGTGATGAGCGATGCGCTTACCACCACCGAAGCGCCAGTGATCTTCTCCCACTCGAGTGCACGCGCCATTACCAACGTGCCGCGCAACGTGCCCGACAGCATTCTGGCGCGCCTGCCGAAAAATGGCGGCGTGGTGATGGTGACCTTCGTGCCCGGTTTCGTATCGCAGACGGTGGCCAATCACGGGGCGGCGCTCACGGCTGTGCGCGACTCCATCGCGAAGCGGTATCCGGGGGACAACGACGCGCAGTTCAAGGCGGCCGCCGCCTGGCGCGAACGCAACCCCACGCCCATCGCCACCATCAGCGATGTCGCCGACCATCTCGATCACATCAAGCAGGTCGCCGGTGCCGCGCACGTGGGCATGGGTGGCGACTACGATGGCATCACCGAAACGGTGCAGGGGCTCGAGGACGTGTCGAAGTATCCGTACCTGCTGGCCGAGCTCGTGAAGCGCGGCTGGACCGAAGCGGAACTCCGCGGCCTCGCCGGGGAGAATGTGTTGCGCGCCCTCGCCCGGGCTGAAGCAGTATCCGCGCGCCTCCGCAAGGAGCGCCCGGCGTCCACGAAGACCATCCAGCAGCTCGACCGGAAGATCACGCCCTGA